A part of Solenopsis invicta isolate M01_SB chromosome 2, UNIL_Sinv_3.0, whole genome shotgun sequence genomic DNA contains:
- the LOC105199133 gene encoding fibrillin-1 isoform X2, protein MSGLAVCLILLSTVPGILGDCPVVRPPQWGTVRERVLQDGALQIVYSCEPGRKLKGHKIATCTTDGWDHPVPKCVPHNTLRRFRNDLYLGDQPIAPDNKLQIAKDRLKALERIDDLKKRRKTKEGKKRKKKRKRPAQAKSSSRLPTATRLNETVVSQLDVSCFAKKSLGKGLIKAPSIEHARPAKYARRRNVLPPYNRYIVAVYECADSYVFVDSTTDRLFCSNGTWLGRRPKCVRDNQLPRDKVKRCDQGASECEHVCEDTPSGIKCSCFDGFRAKGPSCIDVDECAEGIAKCTDICRNEPGSYSCECHRGFQLGTDGRSCQDVNECLSNNGHGPCQGTCRNLEGSYECNCADIPGYKLAGDNHTCEDIDECALNNANCSHLCLNTPGSVFCLCPDGFYLTNDWKTCQDVNECETTPKICAENTVCENTVGSYKCISRIHPQVVTKILREEDYDDENEDGDDEDNDDDDYGEEITEVPQRTKCESGFKKNENLECIDINECVESESHDCQHECVNEPGGYRCACRPGYELEEDGATCKDVNECNASSRPCSHICRNIVGAYECECPSGFTLMEDNATCVEKLKNCASLTKSCSHACEDTADGPRCVCPTGYELLDDRTTCTDVDECAREAPCSHSCINLDGGFVCTCPEGLEIFEHASKFNCTDVDECGRDDHGCQHRCANLHGGYECACHPGFALDIDGKSCVDVDECTENRHDCSHACKNYPGGYGCICPDGYRLQQDAHTCVDVDECTEGTHGCSHECDNEEGAYRCGCPENMSLDDTGRNCVLSDVCKIANCSHVCEKIRDTYRCVCREGYILQKDGRTCLDMDECLEDEHDCSHECVNTLGSYRCACPRGMRLLEDGLTCENPICPEGLRQDEHGQCRDIDECLEDEHECSHLCHNVYASYRCSCPAGLKLEEDNRTCVVIPDECAKSQENNNCTCSAGYIYSQEERNCEDIDECQDEGKNNCSHDCVNTDGSYYCQCPFGWQLREDSRTCQELPDDPCAKNHDCSHMCEQNDGRVRCGCPEGYDLQDDGKTCQDVDECSKGSHECSHVCVNVEGAYHCQCPSGYQLNDDRKTCQDIDECSSEKTNCSHGCLNTNGTFNCTCPEGYELQDDEKTCEDVDECALNNSCSHSCVNYNGTYECSCPAGYQIGEDSKTCEDINECIQNNGGCSHLCANTEGGIECACPENYELKDDDKTCVEINACSIDNGGCSHFCHQEDSRVSCSCPHGMVLSEDETVCTYENDCLQDNGGCSHLCYHEDGNVTCACPPSMILAEDQKLCVQEDGCAIENGGCSHFCHDLDGNVTCSCPVEMFLSQDDDTLCVHENKCLVRNGECSHTCVFVNNSVICQCPDGYRLSSQDNATCVDIDECLELRDNCTHQCLNTPGGFNCNCNVGFSQNPQDSTLCDDIDECEIDNAGCSHTCVNLVGTFRCQCPTGFVLERNNRTCVLANGCKIDNGNCSHQCHQVNSDGIPGTRCSCPFGFRLKRDLRTCEDINECEEFENDVDSGCSHTCVNTEGGYHCECPTGYILMPDNRKNCVDVDECLTSNHNCSHDCVNLLGDYVCTCYEGHYLHLDNSTCLDINECLERNGECSHNCTNTVGGHFCSCPTGYELSQDKKTCTDIDECANDNGGCSHECVNTVGAFRCECPPNHESWNGSCRPSDPCQDHNGGCEQICNTVNGTAECSCEKGFQKDEIDGFRCRDIDECEEQHGCDHICVNSPGSYECRCKEGFRMENSTCVDVDECAEEAPCNERCVNTPGSYYCTCPPGFRLQGQECVDIDECEWRRGRCDQECVNTVGSFVCACRPGYTLISRSQCQDVNECLNRNGGCTGECINTAGSYYCACSEGSVLAPDQRTCVSPTSGCRAMEPPLHGEIRCPGHPSGASVYPQGAKCHVRCRRGFRLEGAHTRHCVSDGHWNGEGPICLREVATDPLYNPDTPRPFVSCPQDMDVELPARQNTIRVTFPQPKSNMDWWRYVHASPPWAKQLQADLPAGTTVVTFTAWSPVSNYTSTCRIVIRVRDAENPKVTMCPVSFEIRLSPGERNRLIFWQEPTFTDNVGVEHVYKTRGPGHVMYPGVHNVRYVASDAAGNRAECHFSIHVRESADVRDSEPRFYRRRMLMCPGRPPQPVPSTSYEWQIPSGCYLRYTRIFSGAYQRHPEHRQNGYQDTEVPYRELPPTRQTTSLPDLARTYNTDNYRHPGRQQYHPLRQTREQQLRQRQYRQRATRTDHVVSLPTHYGAGRVETRILPSRHECCT, encoded by the exons GGATCCTAGGCGATTGTCCTGTGGTGCGGCCGCCACAGTGGGGAACCGTGAGGGAGAGAGTTCTTCAGGACGGTGCTCTGCAGATTGTCTACTCGTGCGAGCCCGGCCGTAAACTTAAGGGTCACAAGATAGCGACTTGCACCACCGACGGTTGGGATCATCCCGTCCCGAAATGCGTCCCAC ATAATACATTACGACGTTTTCGTAACGACCTCTATCTTGGCGATCAACCAATCGCCCCGGACAACAAGTTACAAATCGCAAAGGATCGTCTTAAGGCGCTAGAGAGGATAGACGATTTAAAGAAGCGCAGAAAAACGAAAGAGGgtaagaagagaaaaaagaaaaggaagaggcCAGCGCAAGCGAAATCCTCCTCGAGACTACCTACGGCAACAAGATTAAATGAAACCGTGGTGTCCCAACTGGATGTCAGCTGCTTCGCGAAGAAGAGTCTCGGAAAGGGACTCATCAAGGCCCCTTCGATCGAGCATGCTCGTCCCGCCAAATACGCCAG GAGGAGAAACGTACTGCCGCCGTACAATCGATACATCGTTGCAGTTTACGAATGCGCGGATAGTTACGTTTTCGTGGACTCAACGACGGACAGGCTTTTTTGCAGCAACGGCACTTGGCTCGGACGTCGTCCGAAATGCGTGCGGGACAATC AACTGCCGAGGGATAAGGTGAAACGTTGCGATCAGGGAGCAAGCGAATGCGAGCACGTGTGCGAGGATACGCCAAGCGGCATAAAGTGCTCCTGCTTCGACGGCTTTCGAGCTAAAGGACCGTCCTGTATCG ACGTCGACGAGTGTGCGGAAGGCATTGCAAAATGCACCGATATTTGCCGCAACGAGCCCGGCTCGTACTCCTGCGAGTGTCATCGTGGTTTTCAGCTGGGAACCGACGGCCGCTCTTGCCAAG ATGTCAACGAATGCCTCTCGAACAACGGGCATGGACCCTGCCAAGGCACTTGTCGCAATCTCGAAGGTAGCTACGAGTGCAATTGTGCGGATATCCCTGGGTACAAATTAGCTGGCGACAATCATACTTGCGAGGACATCGACGAGTGCGCGCTAAATAACGCCAACTGTTCTCACCTGTGCTTAAATACGCCCGGGAGCGTCTTCTGTCTCTGCCCGGACGGTTTTTATCTGACGAACGATTGGAAGACTTGTCAGG ATGTTAATGAATGCGAGACGACACCAAAGATATGCGCGGAAAATACCGTGTGCGAGAACACAGTGGGATCATACAAGTGCATAAGCAGGATACATCCGCAAGTGGTAACAAAGATTCTTCGAGAGGAGGACTACGACGATGAAAATGAAGACGGGGATGACGAGGACAACGACGATGATGACTACGGAGAAGAAATTACCGAGGTTCCGCAGAGAACAAAGTGCGAGAGCGGCTTCAAGAAGAACGAAAATTTGGAGTGTATTG ATATAAACGAGTGCGTCGAGAGTGAATCGCATGACTGCCAGCACGAATGCGTGAACGAGCCGGGCGGTTATCGTTGCGCCTGTCGACCTGGTTACGAGCTCGAGGAGGACGGTGCGACGTGCAAGGACGTGAACGAATGCAACGCGTCATCCCGCCCGTGTTCGCACATCTGCCGCAACATCGTCGGCGCGTACGAGTGCGAGTGTCCTTCGGGATTCACATTGATGGAAGACAACGCGACCTGCGTCGAGAAGCTCAAAAACTGCGCCAGCCTGACGAAATCCTGTTCTCATGCCTGCGAGGATACCGCGGACGGGCCACGATGCGTCTGCCCGACCGGATACGAATTGTTGGACGACCGTACGACTTGTACGGACGTCGACGAGTGCGCACGTGAGGCTCCGTGTTCGCACTCGTGTATCAATTTGGACGGCGGTTTTGTCTGCACGTGTCCGGAAGGTCTGGAGATCTTCGAGCACGCGAGTAAATTTAACTGCACCGATGTAGACGAGTGCGGCAGGGACGATCATGGCTGCCAGCACCGATGCGCAAATCTGCACGGCGGATACGAATGCGCCTGTCACCCAGGATTCGCCCTGGACATCGACGGCAAGTCCTGCGTCGATGTGGACGAATGTACGGAAAATCGACACGATTGCTCGCACGCGTGCAAAAATTATCCCGGAGGATACGGATGCATCTGCCCGGATGGATACCGACTCCAGCAGGACGCGCACACGTGCGTTGACGTAGACGAGTGCACGGAAGGTACGCACGGATGCTCACACGAGTGCGACAACGAGGAAGGCGCTTATAGATGCGGGTGTCCTGAGAACATGTCCTTGGACGATACCGGTAGAAACTGCGTTCTCTCTGACGTATGCAAAATCGCGAATTGTAGTCACGTCTGTGAGAAGATTCGGGACACCTATAGGTGCGTCTGCCGAGAAGGATATATCTTGCAAAAAGACGGGAGAACCTGCCTGGATATGGACGAGTGTCTCGAGGATGAGCACGATTGTTCGCACGAATGCGTCAATACCCTCGGAAGTTACAGATGCGCTTGTCCGCGGGGCATGAGACTTCTCGAAGACGGTCTCACGTGCGAAAATCCGATATGCCCCGAAGGACTTCGACAGGACGAGCACGGTCAGTGCCGAGACATCGATGAGTGTCTCGAAGATGAGCACGAATGCTCGCATTTATGCCACAATGTGTACGCGTCTTACCGTTGCTCTTGTCCGGCGGGATTGAAACTTGAAGAGGATAATCGTACGTGCGTAGTCATTCCAGACGAATGTGCAAAGTCCCAAGAAAATAATAACTGCACTTGTTCCGCGGGATATATTTATTCACAAGAAGAGCGTAATTGCGAGGACATTGACGAGTGCCAGGACGAAGGGAAAAACAATTGTAGTCACGACTGTGTTAACACTGACGGCTCTTACTACTGCCAGTGTCCGTTCGGTTGGCAACTGCGAGAGGACTCCAGGACCTGTCAAGAGCTACCGGATGATCCTTGCGCCAAGAATCACGATTGTTCACACATGTGCGAACAGAATGATGGCCGCGTTCGTTGCGGTTGTCCGGAAGGATACGATTTACAAGACGACGGAAAAACTTGCCAGGATGTGGATGAATGCTCTAAAGGCTCTCATGAGTGCAGTCACGTCTGCGTAAACGTCGAAGGAGCTTACCATTGCCAGTGTCCTTCGGGATATCAATTGAATGACGATCGCAAGACCTGTCAGGATATCGACGAGTGTTCGTCTGAGAAGACTAATTGTTCTCACGGGTGTCTTAACACAAATGGTACTTTTAACTGTACCTGTCCCGAGGGATACGAGCTGCAGGATGACGAGAAGACCTGCGAGGATGTAGACGAGTGCGCTTTGAATAATTCTTGCTCACACAGTTGCGTGAATTATAATGGCACTTACGAGTGCTCGTGTCCCGCGGGATATCAAATCGGCGAGGATAGTAAAACTTGCGAAGACATTAACGAGTGTATCCAGAACAACGGAGGGTGTTCGCATCTTTGCGCGAATACGGAAGGTGGTATCGAATGCGCGTGTCCAGAAAACTACGAACTGAAGGACGACGACAAGACGTGCGTAGAGATAAACGCGTGTTCTATCGATAATGGAGGATGCTCACATTTCTGTCATCAAGAAGACAGTCGAGTATCCTGCTCCTGTCCGCACGGAATGGTCCTGTCCGAGGACGAAACGGTGTGCACATACGAGAACGATTGTCTACAGGACAATGGCGGTTGTTCCCATTTGTGTTACCACGAAGACGGGAACGTAACCTGCGCTTGTCCACCAAGTATGATCTTGGCAGAGGATCAGAAGCTTTGCGTACAAGAAGACGGATGTGCGATAGAGAACGGAGGTTGTTCGCATTTTTGTCACGATCTTGATGGTAACGTGACGTGTTCGTGTCCCGTGGAAATGTTCTTGTCACAGGATGACGACACTCTTTGCGTTCATGAGAACAAGTGTCTTGTTCGCAACGGCGAATGCTCGCATACCTGCGtctttgtaaataattcagTTATCTGCCAGTGTCCCGATGGTTATCGTCTGTCGTCACAAGACAACGCTACCTGCGTAGATATTGACGAATGTTTAGAACTGCGAGACAATTGCACCCACCAGTGCCTGAACACTCCCGGTGGCTTCAACTGTAATTGCAACGTCGGCTTCTCACAAAATCCTCAAGATTCAACCCTATGCGACGACATTGATGAATGCGAAATCGATAACGCTGGATGCTCACACACGTGTGTGAACCTGGTGGGCACCTTCAGATGTCAATGTCCAACGGGATTCGTCCTAGAACGGAACAACAGAACCTGCGTCTTAGCGAATGGTTGCAAGATCGACAACGGGAACTGTTCCCATCAGTGTCATCAAGTGAATAGTGATGGAATTCCGGGCACTCGTTGCTCTTGCCCATTTGGTTTCCGCCTGAAACGCGATCTTAGGACCTGCGAGGATATCAACGAGTGCGAAGAGTTCGAGAACGACGTGGACTCCGGCTGTTCTCATACCTGCGTGAACACTGAGGGCGGTTATCACTGCGAATGCCCGACCGGCTACATTCTGATGCCGGACAATCGAAAGAATTGCGTGGATGTGGACGAGTGCCTGACCAGCAACCACAATTGCTCTCACGACTGCGTGAACCTATTGGGCGACTACGTGTGCACCTGCTACGAAGGACATTACCTGCACCTCGACAACTCTACCTGCTTGGATATCAACGAATGTCTCGAGCGGAACGGCGAGTGCTCGCATAATTGCACTAACACCGTCGGTGGACACTTTTGCTCCTGCCCGACGGGCTACGAACTATCGCAGGACAAGAAGACTTGCACTGATATCGACGAGTGCGCGAATGATAACGGAGGCTGCAGCCACGAATGTGTCAACACCGTGGGAGCCTTCCGCTGCGAGTGTCCACCGAATCACGAATCATGGAATGGGTCTTGTCGACCATCCGATCCTTGCCAAGACCACAATGGCGGTTGCGAGCAAATCTGCAATACGGTGAACGGTACCGCAGAATGTTCGTGCGAGAAAGGCTTTCAGAAGGACGAGATCGATGGTTTCAGATGTCGCGATATTGACGAGTGCGAAGAACAGCACGGCTGCGATCACATTTGTGTCAACAGTCCCGGTTCGTATGAGTGCAGATGTAAGGAGGGATTTCGAATGGAGAATTCTACTTGCGTAG ACGTCGACGAATGCGCGGAAGAGGCGCCCTGCAACGAGAGATGCGTCAATACACCCGGCTCGTACTACTGCACGTGTCCCCCCGGATTTCGGTTGCAGGGACAGGAATGCGTAG ATATCGATGAATGCGAATGGCGACGCGGCAGATGCGATCAGGAGTGCGTCAATACCGTAGGATCGTTCGTTTGCGCCTGTCGCCCTGGATACACGTTAATTTCGAG GAGTCAATGTCAAGACGTGAACGAGTGTCTAAACCGGAACGGCGGCTGCACCGGCGAGTGCATCAACACCGCGGGAAGTTACTATTGCGCCTGCAGCGAGGGCTCGGTGTTGGCGCCCGACCAGAGAACTTGCGTCTCGCCGACGTCGGGATGTCGTGCCATGGAGCCACCTTTACATGGAGAG ATTAGATGTCCGGGTCACCCTTCCGGCGCATCCGTCTACCCGCAGGGCGCCAAGTGTCATGTCCGATGTCGCAGAGGTTTCCGGCTGGAAGGAGCGCACACGAGACACTGCGTCAGCGACGGCCATTGGAACGGGGAAGGGCCTATCTGCTTGCGCGAAGTCGCGACAGACCCCCTTTACAATCCAG ACACGCCGCGACCGTTTGTGAGCTGCCCCCAGGACATGGACGTCGAACTACCGGCTAGGCAAAACACGATACGCGTAACTTTCCCGCAACCGAAGTCCAACATGGATTGGTGGAG ATACGTACACGCCTCACCGCCGTGGGCAAAGCAATTGCAAGCGGATCTGCCGGCGGGCACGACGGTCGTTACCTTCACGGCGTGGTCGCCGGTCTCTAATTACACCAGCACCTGTAGGATCGTGATAAGAGTTCGCG ATGCCGAAAACCCCAAGGTCACGATGTGTCCCGTGTCCTTCGAGATCAGGCTGAGCCCGGGAGAACGAAATCGCTTGATATTCTGGCAGGAACCGACCTTCACCGACAACGTCGGCGTGGAGCACGTTTACAAAACGAGG GGACCTGGACACGTGATGTATCCCGGCGTTCACAATGTGCGCTACGTCGCCTCGGATGCAGCCGGAAATCGAGCCGAATGCCATTTCTCGATACACGTGAGAG AATCTGCGGACGTTCGCGACTCGGAG CCGAGATTCTACAGAAGAAGGATGCTGATGTGCCCCGGCAGACCACCGCAGCCCGTGCCGAGCACCTCGTACGAA TGGCAAATACCGAGCGGTTGTTACTTAAGATACACCAGAATCTTCTCGGGGGCTTATCAGCGACATCCGGAACATCGACAGAACGGTTACCAGGACACTGAAGTACCTTATCGCGAACTTCCGCCTACTCGGCAGACTACTAGCCTCCCGGACCTCGCCAGAACGTACAATACCGACAATT ATCGACACCCGGGCCGACAACAATACCACCCCCTCCGGCAGACGCGGGAGCAGCAGCTGCGGCAACGGCAATATCGGCAACGCGCCACGAGGACCGATCACGTAGTCTCACTGCCGACTCATTACGGCGCGGGCCGCGTCGAGACTAGAATA